The following are encoded in a window of Megalopta genalis isolate 19385.01 chromosome 6, iyMegGena1_principal, whole genome shotgun sequence genomic DNA:
- the LOC117222290 gene encoding acyl-CoA Delta-9 desaturase isoform X1, which produces MASDKKPGKKQEIKWGAVLWYIHLHFLGLYALWLTLTSAKWMTVFFTLFITMIGSLGVTAGAHRLWAHRSFEASTMLRTFLILAHTLAGVGSVYDWVLYHRLHHKFHGTDKDPYNHNKGFLYSHYVGNFQSPKVDYEEAKREVDMRDMDNDSLVWVQYKFYWLIFGVFGLLLPLNAPLEYWDESMANVVLITGILRFAITANVSWLVNSALLIWGDSGNNSKSSISVFAITKSNWPNYHYMVPWDWKTSEFGKYDEGCGTFFIKMWGEMGFAKKMRTTSAEDVGEFLHQVATKKTTLEEGLRHLEEMAVYNATKELLEIKK; this is translated from the exons ATGGCGAGCGACAAGAAGCCCGGGAAGAAGCAGGAAATAAAATGGGGAGCCGTGTTGTGGTACATTCATCTCCACTTTCTTGGTCTATACGCCCTCTGGCTGACGCTGACTTCCGCTAAATGGATGACCGTATTCTTTA CactttttataacaatgattgGCTCTCTTGGCGTGACCGCTGGCGCCCACAGATTATGGGCACACAGATCTTTTGAGGCATCGACAATGCTCAGAACCTTCCTCATTTTGGCTCACACTCTCGCTGGCGTG GGGTCGGTTTACGACTGGGTTCTCTACCACAGGCTCCATCACAAGTTTCACGGAACTGACAAGGATCCCTACAACCACAACAAAGGATTTCTGTATAGCCACTACGTGGGAAATTTCCAATCCCCAAAAGTTGATTACGAAGAGGCGAAAAGAGAAGTGGATATGCGTGACATGGACAACGATTCATTAGTCTGGGTGCAATATAA ATTCTACTGGCTAATCTTTGGCGTATTTGGATTACTACTACCACTGAACGCGCCGCTGGAGTACTGGGACGAATCCATGGCCAATGTCGTGTTAATTACAGGAATTCTACGGTTTGCCATTACAGCGAACGTATCGTGGCTGGTGAACAGCGCTCTGCTCATATGGGGTGACAGCGGAAACAA TAGTAAATCTAGTATCAGCGTCTTCGCCATTACTAAGTCTAACTGGCCAAACTACCATTACATGGTTCCATGGGATTGGAAGACCAGCGAATTTGGCAAATACGACGAAGGCTGCGGTACGTTCTTTATAAAGATGTGGGGCGAAATGGGATTTGCCAAAAAAATGCGAACGACTTCTGCCGAGGACGTTGGAGAATTTCTCCaccaagttgcaacaaaaaagaCCACCTTGGAGGAAGGACTCCGTCATCTCGAAGAGATGGCTGTGTACAACGCGACGAAAGAGCTATTGgagattaaaaaataa
- the LOC117222290 gene encoding acyl-CoA Delta-9 desaturase isoform X2 translates to MASDKKPGKKQEIKWGAVLWYIHLHFLGLYALWLTLTSAKWMTVFFTLFITMIGSLGVTAGAHRLWAHRSFEASTMLRTFLILAHTLAGVGSVYDWVLYHRLHHKFHGTDKDPYNHNKGFLYSHYVGNFQSPKVDYEEAKREVDMRDMDNDSLVWVQYKFYWLIFGVFGLLLPLNAPLEYWDESMANVVLITGILRFAITANVSWLVNSALLIWGDSGNNKSSISVFAITKSNWPNYHYMVPWDWKTSEFGKYDEGCGTFFIKMWGEMGFAKKMRTTSAEDVGEFLHQVATKKTTLEEGLRHLEEMAVYNATKELLEIKK, encoded by the exons ATGGCGAGCGACAAGAAGCCCGGGAAGAAGCAGGAAATAAAATGGGGAGCCGTGTTGTGGTACATTCATCTCCACTTTCTTGGTCTATACGCCCTCTGGCTGACGCTGACTTCCGCTAAATGGATGACCGTATTCTTTA CactttttataacaatgattgGCTCTCTTGGCGTGACCGCTGGCGCCCACAGATTATGGGCACACAGATCTTTTGAGGCATCGACAATGCTCAGAACCTTCCTCATTTTGGCTCACACTCTCGCTGGCGTG GGGTCGGTTTACGACTGGGTTCTCTACCACAGGCTCCATCACAAGTTTCACGGAACTGACAAGGATCCCTACAACCACAACAAAGGATTTCTGTATAGCCACTACGTGGGAAATTTCCAATCCCCAAAAGTTGATTACGAAGAGGCGAAAAGAGAAGTGGATATGCGTGACATGGACAACGATTCATTAGTCTGGGTGCAATATAA ATTCTACTGGCTAATCTTTGGCGTATTTGGATTACTACTACCACTGAACGCGCCGCTGGAGTACTGGGACGAATCCATGGCCAATGTCGTGTTAATTACAGGAATTCTACGGTTTGCCATTACAGCGAACGTATCGTGGCTGGTGAACAGCGCTCTGCTCATATGGGGTGACAGCGGAAACAA TAAATCTAGTATCAGCGTCTTCGCCATTACTAAGTCTAACTGGCCAAACTACCATTACATGGTTCCATGGGATTGGAAGACCAGCGAATTTGGCAAATACGACGAAGGCTGCGGTACGTTCTTTATAAAGATGTGGGGCGAAATGGGATTTGCCAAAAAAATGCGAACGACTTCTGCCGAGGACGTTGGAGAATTTCTCCaccaagttgcaacaaaaaagaCCACCTTGGAGGAAGGACTCCGTCATCTCGAAGAGATGGCTGTGTACAACGCGACGAAAGAGCTATTGgagattaaaaaataa